Within Actinoplanes sp. L3-i22, the genomic segment CGGCCCGGTGGGCGGCCGCGGACTGCGCGCTGGTCCGGCTCACCCCGGTCGAGGAGACCCTGATCGCGGCCCCGGACCTGGGCGACGCGGCCGGCTCGGCGACTCCCCGGGAGACCCCGGCCCGCGTCGAGACCCGCAAGCCGTTCCGCCTGCACCGCGTCACCCGTCGCTGACCTGCCGAAACGCTCCACGGAGTTATCCACAGTCCGGGGTTGTCCACAGGCCCCCAGCGCGGCGCCGCCCATTCCCGCGACAATGGCACTGGGACGTCCCCCCGGTGGTGGGTGGGGGACTGATCTGGCGGTGATCTTGGGCAATCAGCCGATGAACGGTGGGACAGCGATCTTGCCGCTGGCCACCGGATAGACGTGACCGCTGACCGTGGCTGACGTGGCGGCGCCGGACTCGGCGGTCACCGTGCAGTCCAGGATCGAGGGGCGTTTCATCTCGACGCCCTGGTGGACGCGGAACGTCGAGACACCCTCGCCCGGGAGCCAGCCCGCGGCGACCAGCCACACCCCGAGACCCAGGGCTGCCGAGCCGGTGGCCGGGTCCTCCCAGACCGCGTCGCCGGGGACGAACACCCGGGCGTGCGCCTGGCCGTCGGCCCAGGAGAAGACGCTCAGGCCGGTTACGCCGTGCCGGGCGGCGGCCCACGGGTCCAGGTGGATGGTGGCGAGGGCGGAACGCCGTACCGGAAAGAAGATCCAATCGAGACCACAGCCGGCCTCGCGCGGAACGGCGGAGGTCTCCCGGTCCTCGGCCGTCAGGCCGGTGATCTCCAGCAGCGCGGCCGGGTCGGCCGGAGCGCCGAGCCGGGGCGGAGCACCGGTCAGCGTGGCCGCGCCGGCGGCGGTCACGTCGAGTGGCAGCAGCCCCGCGCCGCACTCCTGCACCACCCGTCCGGGGCCGAAACGGCCCTGCCGCATCAGCGTCACCGCGGTGCCGACGCTGGGGTGACCGGCGAACGGCAGCTCCTGCGAGCCGGTGAAGATCCGCACCCGGTAGGTCGCCGCGGGATCCGTCGGCGGGAGCACGAAAACGGTCTCGGCCAGGTTGAACTCCCGGGCCAGCAGCTGCATCTGGGCGGTGTCCAGATGCTCGGCCCCGAGGACCACCGCAAGCGGATTGCCGGCAAAGGGTCGATCCGTGAACACGTCGACGATCTCGTAGGCCACGGTGGACATGTCCGGACCCTAACCTAATCTGGGGCTGTGACCATGGGGACGAGGGTTTATCTGGCCCGCCTGGCCGGTCTGCCGGTGTTCGACCCCAACGGCGATCGTGTCGGCCGGGTGCGGGACGCGGTTGTCCGGCTGCGCACCACGAACCGACCGCCGCAAGTCGTCGGCCTGGTGGCCGAGATGGCGCTGCGGCGACGCATCTTCCTGCCGATCGGCCGGATCACCGGCATGGACGCCGAGTCGGTGGTGCTCGGGACCGGCTCGCTGAACCTGCGCCGGTTCGAGAAACGGCCGAACGAGCTGCTCGTCCTGGAGGACCTGCTGGACCGCCGGGTCACCGTCGAGCCCGAGCAGGCCGGCGGGGTGGAGCACATCGGCGTGGTCCTGGACATCGGGATGGAGCTGAACCGGAACACCGAGTGGGTCGTCTCCCGGGTCGCGGTCCGCGAGCACACCGGGCGGCTGGCCCGTCGCGGCCACGTCTACCAGGTGGAGTACGACCGGGTCCGCGGCCTGGTCGGCCCGACCGACACGCAGGGCACGTCGAACCTGCTCGCCCTGCTGGAGCAGATGCGCCCGGCGGACATGGCGAACGCGCTGCAGGACCTGCCGGACGCCCGGCGCAACGAGGTGGCCGCCGCGCTGAGCGACCGCAAGCTCGCCGACGTGCTGGAGGAGCTGCCCGAGCACGACCAGGTGGAGATCCTGGCCCGGCTGGACCGGGAGCGGGCCGCCGACGTGCTGGAGCGGATGGACCCGGACGACGCCGCCGACCTGCTGGCCGAGCTGCCCAAGGCGGAGCAGGCGGTGCTGCTGGACCTGATGGAGCCGGAGGAGGCCGCGCCGGTCCGTCAGCTGATGAACTACCGCCCGGGCACCGCGGGCAGTGTGATGACCTCCGAGCCGGTGATCCTCACCCCGGACGCGACGGTCGCCGAGGCGCTGGCCCGGATCCGCGAGCCGGAGCTGTCGCCGGTGGTCGCCGCGCAGGTGTTCGTGGCGCGGGCACCGAGCGCCACCCCGACCGGGAAGTATCTGGGCATGGTCCACTTCCAGCGCCTGCTGCGCGAGCCGCCGGCGTCGATCGTGGGCGGGCTGGTGGACAGCGACCTCGAGCCGCTGCGGCCGGACATCGGGCTGCCCGAGATCACCCGGCGGATGGCGATGTACGACATGGTCGCGATGCCGGTGGTCGACGGAACGAATCGGCTGCTCGGCGCGGTCACCGTCGACGACCTGCTGGACCACTCGCTGCCTCGGGACTGGCGTGACCGCGACGCGCACGACGACGAGGAGCTTCCGACATGAGCGAAACTCGGCGCGACCGGTTGGATCAGCCCCGCGAGCCGGGGCGGATGCAGCTGCCCCGGTTCGACCCGGAGGCGTTCGGCCGGTGGTCGGAGAGCATCGCGCGGTACATGGGGACGGCGAAGTTCATCGTCTACATGACGATCGTGATCGGCGCCTGGTTCGCCTGGAACACGCTGGCGCCGGACGCGATGCGGTTCGACCCGTACACGTTCACGTTCCTCACCCTGATCCTGTCGCTGCAGGCGTCGTACGCCGCCCCGCTGATCCTGCTGGCGCAGAACCGGCAGACCGACCGGGACCGCCTGGGCATGGAGGAGGATCGACGCCGGGCGGCCATGCAGAAGGCCGACACCGAATTCCTGACCCGGGAGATCGCTTCCCTGCGGATCGCTCTGGGCGAGGTTGCGACCAGGGATTTCGTACGGTCTGAGCTGGCTCGCCTGGCCGACGAGTTGGACGAGGCGGCGCACCGCAGGGAGAAGCGCGCCCGTATGGAGTGGGAAGAGGACCACCCCTGACGTGGACGTAACATAAGCAGCATGTCCGCACCCGCATCCACCCTCGAG encodes:
- a CDS encoding DUF1003 domain-containing protein; its protein translation is MSETRRDRLDQPREPGRMQLPRFDPEAFGRWSESIARYMGTAKFIVYMTIVIGAWFAWNTLAPDAMRFDPYTFTFLTLILSLQASYAAPLILLAQNRQTDRDRLGMEEDRRRAAMQKADTEFLTREIASLRIALGEVATRDFVRSELARLADELDEAAHRREKRARMEWEEDHP
- a CDS encoding PhzF family phenazine biosynthesis protein, with amino-acid sequence MSTVAYEIVDVFTDRPFAGNPLAVVLGAEHLDTAQMQLLAREFNLAETVFVLPPTDPAATYRVRIFTGSQELPFAGHPSVGTAVTLMRQGRFGPGRVVQECGAGLLPLDVTAAGAATLTGAPPRLGAPADPAALLEITGLTAEDRETSAVPREAGCGLDWIFFPVRRSALATIHLDPWAAARHGVTGLSVFSWADGQAHARVFVPGDAVWEDPATGSAALGLGVWLVAAGWLPGEGVSTFRVHQGVEMKRPSILDCTVTAESGAATSATVSGHVYPVASGKIAVPPFIG
- a CDS encoding magnesium transporter MgtE N-terminal domain-containing protein — its product is MTMGTRVYLARLAGLPVFDPNGDRVGRVRDAVVRLRTTNRPPQVVGLVAEMALRRRIFLPIGRITGMDAESVVLGTGSLNLRRFEKRPNELLVLEDLLDRRVTVEPEQAGGVEHIGVVLDIGMELNRNTEWVVSRVAVREHTGRLARRGHVYQVEYDRVRGLVGPTDTQGTSNLLALLEQMRPADMANALQDLPDARRNEVAAALSDRKLADVLEELPEHDQVEILARLDRERAADVLERMDPDDAADLLAELPKAEQAVLLDLMEPEEAAPVRQLMNYRPGTAGSVMTSEPVILTPDATVAEALARIREPELSPVVAAQVFVARAPSATPTGKYLGMVHFQRLLREPPASIVGGLVDSDLEPLRPDIGLPEITRRMAMYDMVAMPVVDGTNRLLGAVTVDDLLDHSLPRDWRDRDAHDDEELPT